In Bacteroidota bacterium, one DNA window encodes the following:
- a CDS encoding LptE family protein: MSILILLSNACKVNYSMTGASISPDVKTIDIRYFQKTAALGPSNLSQTFTEKLKDKFLTGTSLSLTNSSGDLTLEGSITSYNVSPQAIQSNEVAAQNRLTISVNVKFTNLKDEKQNFETTFSRYADFQSNININSIEEQLITEINEQLADDIFNKAVINW; encoded by the coding sequence ATGTCAATTCTGATATTGTTAAGCAATGCATGTAAGGTTAATTATTCTATGACCGGCGCGTCAATTTCTCCTGATGTAAAGACAATTGACATCCGTTATTTTCAAAAGACTGCTGCGCTCGGGCCTTCTAACTTAAGTCAGACTTTCACGGAAAAATTAAAAGATAAATTTTTAACAGGAACAAGTCTTTCACTCACCAATTCATCCGGCGACCTCACACTTGAAGGTTCTATAACATCGTATAACGTAAGTCCGCAGGCGATTCAATCGAATGAAGTAGCTGCTCAAAACAGGTTAACGATTTCAGTCAATGTGAAATTCACCAATCTGAAAGACGAAAAACAAAATTTCGAAACTACTTTTTCAAGGTACGCCGATTTTCAGAGCAATATAAATATCAACTCAATCGAAGAGCAATTGATCACAGAGATCAATGAACAACTAGCAGATGATATTTTTAATAAAGCGGTAATTAACTGGTAA
- a CDS encoding sigma-54-dependent Fis family transcriptional regulator, with amino-acid sequence MTINEIKARFGIIGNSPLLEHAINVAKQVATTEISVLISGESGVGKEVFPQIIHQLSPRKHGPYIAVNCGAIPEGTIDSELFGHEKGSFTGAHEARKGYFEVSNGGTIFLDEVGELPLNTQVRLLRVLETGEFIKVGSSKSQKTNVRVVAATNVDMLRAIENGKFREDLYYRLNTVPIRIPPLRDRKEDIHLIFRKFAHDFAERYRIPALSLQAEAMQILTDYRWPGNIRQLKNITEQMSILEKSREVSADTLLNYLPPAPLNNLPVLMRDEMNNSKEFNEREVLYKLIFEMKKEMNDLRSLVNQIIQHTPNDRTWQEKSSPMIHELETSEANNNNNNNETHFTIQPSAGQPSITVSPIQKHVIVDESLSLTDKEKEFIQKALSKHKGRRKLAAKELGISERTLYRKMNEYGIH; translated from the coding sequence ATGACCATCAACGAAATAAAAGCCCGCTTTGGAATCATCGGAAACTCGCCGTTGCTGGAGCATGCTATCAATGTTGCAAAACAGGTAGCAACGACGGAGATCTCTGTATTGATCTCGGGTGAAAGCGGTGTGGGTAAAGAAGTTTTTCCGCAGATCATTCATCAGTTGAGTCCGCGGAAACATGGACCTTATATTGCCGTAAACTGTGGTGCGATTCCGGAAGGCACGATTGACTCAGAATTATTCGGTCATGAAAAAGGATCGTTCACCGGAGCGCATGAAGCACGCAAAGGATATTTTGAAGTCAGCAATGGCGGAACAATTTTTTTAGATGAAGTCGGTGAATTGCCACTAAACACTCAGGTTCGTTTACTACGTGTACTTGAGACAGGTGAGTTCATCAAAGTCGGTTCATCAAAATCGCAAAAGACAAATGTACGTGTAGTTGCTGCAACGAATGTTGACATGCTTCGTGCAATTGAGAATGGGAAATTCAGGGAGGATCTTTATTATCGTTTGAATACTGTTCCTATCCGCATTCCACCGCTTCGTGACCGCAAAGAAGACATTCATCTTATCTTCCGGAAATTTGCTCATGATTTTGCGGAGAGATATAGAATTCCTGCGCTTTCATTGCAAGCGGAAGCGATGCAGATCCTAACAGACTATCGCTGGCCGGGAAATATTCGTCAGTTGAAAAATATTACTGAGCAGATGTCTATCCTTGAGAAATCAAGAGAGGTTTCTGCCGATACATTATTGAATTACCTCCCTCCTGCTCCACTGAACAATTTACCCGTGCTGATGCGCGATGAGATGAACAACAGCAAGGAATTCAATGAGAGAGAAGTTTTGTACAAACTGATCTTTGAAATGAAAAAGGAAATGAATGACTTGCGATCGTTAGTCAATCAGATCATACAACATACTCCGAATGATCGCACATGGCAGGAAAAATCAAGTCCTATGATTCATGAACTTGAAACAAGCGAGGCGAACAATAATAATAATAACAACGAAACTCATTTTACAATTCAACCATCGGCCGGACAACCTTCAATTACTGTTTCTCCAATTCAGAAACATGTAATTGTAGATGAGTCATTGTCATTGACTGACAAAGAAAAAGAATTTATTCAAAAAGCTTTATCAAAACATAAAGGCAGAAGAAAACTTGCAGCTAAAGAACTGGGTATTTCTGAGAGAACGCTTTATAGGAAGATGAATGAATACGGGATTCATTGA
- the miaB gene encoding tRNA (N6-isopentenyl adenosine(37)-C2)-methylthiotransferase MiaB yields MHLEGIKVIDEDRQGEAVMAEVPVIPNGKKMYLESYGCAMNFSDSEIVASIMTGMGYETTKVIEEANVIFLNTCAIRDNAELRVWARLREIKKNKKRNDELIVGVLGCMAERLKDQLLEKEKLVDIVVGPDSYRDLPNLLATAESGQKAVNVLLSREETYAEISPVRLGSNGINGFISITRGCDNMCSFCVVPFTRGRERSRDPESIVNEAKQMYEAGYREVTLLGQNVDSYLFWGGGQKKDLDPEVVKLAMDHKLPEEEQKGFTTFADLMEKVAQANSGLRVRFSTSNPRDMTDAVLHVMAKYDNICKYVHLPVQSGNSRVLDKMNRGYTREQYMDRIEAIRRILPGAGLSTDIITGFCSETEEEHQETLSLMEWSQFDFSYMFKYSERPGTLAARKYPDDIDESIKSRRLTEIIELQSRLSHESNKKDIGKKSIVLVENFSKRSKEHLSGRNSENKVVILPRKNHQPGDYVEVTIVDCTPATLIGE; encoded by the coding sequence ATGCATCTGGAAGGAATAAAAGTGATCGATGAGGACCGTCAGGGCGAGGCTGTTATGGCTGAAGTTCCGGTGATTCCTAATGGAAAGAAAATGTACCTGGAAAGTTATGGATGTGCGATGAATTTCTCGGACAGCGAGATCGTAGCTTCCATCATGACCGGAATGGGTTATGAAACTACTAAGGTAATCGAAGAAGCAAATGTCATCTTCCTGAACACTTGCGCCATCCGCGATAATGCTGAATTAAGAGTATGGGCTCGTTTGCGCGAGATCAAAAAAAATAAAAAACGGAATGATGAACTAATCGTCGGTGTGCTTGGTTGCATGGCTGAACGATTAAAAGATCAACTTCTTGAAAAAGAGAAACTGGTCGATATCGTGGTCGGTCCGGATTCATACCGTGATCTTCCTAACTTACTTGCTACTGCTGAGTCGGGGCAAAAGGCTGTCAACGTTCTTCTTTCACGCGAAGAAACCTATGCAGAGATCAGTCCGGTTCGATTGGGAAGTAATGGCATCAACGGATTTATTTCCATCACGCGCGGTTGTGATAATATGTGTTCGTTCTGTGTTGTTCCATTTACCCGCGGACGTGAACGTAGTCGTGACCCGGAATCGATTGTCAATGAAGCGAAGCAAATGTACGAAGCGGGCTATCGTGAAGTAACGTTGCTTGGACAAAATGTCGATTCGTATTTGTTCTGGGGCGGCGGACAGAAAAAAGATCTTGATCCTGAAGTTGTAAAATTAGCAATGGATCATAAATTACCTGAAGAAGAACAAAAAGGATTTACAACGTTTGCCGATCTGATGGAAAAAGTTGCTCAGGCGAACAGTGGCTTACGCGTTCGTTTTTCTACAAGCAATCCGCGTGACATGACAGATGCTGTCTTGCATGTTATGGCAAAATATGATAACATTTGCAAATATGTTCACTTGCCGGTTCAATCGGGAAATTCAAGAGTGCTTGATAAAATGAATCGCGGATATACACGCGAACAATACATGGATCGCATTGAAGCTATAAGGAGAATATTACCAGGCGCAGGATTATCGACTGATATCATCACAGGTTTCTGTTCGGAGACAGAAGAAGAACATCAGGAAACATTAAGTCTGATGGAATGGTCGCAATTCGATTTTTCTTATATGTTCAAATACTCCGAACGTCCTGGAACATTGGCCGCAAGAAAATATCCGGATGACATCGACGAATCAATTAAGTCACGGCGCTTAACAGAGATCATTGAATTACAAAGCAGACTTTCTCACGAAAGCAATAAAAAAGATATCGGCAAAAAAAGTATTGTGCTGGTAGAAAATTTCTCCAAACGTTCGAAAGAACATTTATCAGGAAGAAATTCTGAGAATAAAGTTGTCATCCTTCCACGCAAAAATCATCAACCCGGAGATTATGTCGAGGTGACGATTGTGGATTGTACGCCGGCGACTTTGATAGGAGAATAG
- a CDS encoding PA0069 family radical SAM protein — MSNDRNRTEMIKGRGAQLNTANRFLKHELVTEHIEGLDEELQLNKTTQYLKEFTRKIINEVKSPDLNFGFSMNPYQGCEHGCIYCYARNTHAYWGLSPGIDFETKILIKPEAPKLLEAELMKKSWQPAPIMLSGNTDCYQPAERKFKITRQLLEVALKFRNPVGMITKNKLILRDMDLLKQLAELNLVHVMISITSLDEDLRLNLEPRTATAKNRLEVVRTLNANGIPAGVLVAPIIPGLNSHEIPAIVEAAADAGALRAGMTMVRLNGDIGEIFTDWIHKAYPDKAEKVLNKIRAAHGGNLNDSHFGRRMKGDGVEAESIHQLFKNSVKRFFSGRSFPEYDFSLFKRPARNGQLDLFG, encoded by the coding sequence ATGAGTAATGATCGCAATAGAACCGAAATGATCAAAGGACGTGGAGCGCAGCTCAATACTGCCAACCGCTTTTTGAAACATGAATTGGTTACTGAACACATTGAAGGCTTGGATGAAGAGTTGCAGTTGAACAAGACTACTCAATACCTGAAAGAGTTTACGAGGAAAATTATTAATGAAGTAAAAAGTCCGGATCTGAATTTCGGTTTCTCTATGAATCCATATCAAGGCTGTGAGCATGGATGTATCTATTGTTATGCAAGAAACACGCATGCATACTGGGGCTTGAGTCCGGGTATTGATTTTGAAACAAAAATTCTGATCAAACCGGAAGCGCCGAAATTACTTGAAGCAGAGTTGATGAAAAAAAGCTGGCAGCCTGCTCCTATCATGTTGTCGGGAAATACGGATTGTTATCAGCCTGCTGAACGGAAATTTAAGATCACACGACAACTTCTGGAAGTTGCACTGAAGTTTCGTAATCCGGTTGGGATGATCACGAAGAATAAACTTATTTTACGCGATATGGATCTGTTGAAACAACTTGCTGAATTAAATCTGGTGCATGTGATGATCAGTATTACCTCACTCGATGAAGATCTGCGATTGAATCTTGAACCGCGAACTGCCACTGCAAAAAACCGGCTGGAAGTTGTGCGGACTTTGAATGCTAATGGAATTCCTGCGGGTGTTCTGGTTGCTCCTATTATTCCCGGACTAAACAGTCATGAGATCCCGGCAATTGTTGAAGCTGCTGCAGACGCAGGTGCGTTACGTGCCGGAATGACGATGGTACGACTCAATGGTGATATAGGAGAAATCTTCACCGACTGGATCCACAAAGCATATCCTGACAAAGCTGAGAAAGTATTGAATAAAATCCGTGCAGCACATGGCGGAAATCTGAATGACTCGCACTTTGGAAGAAGAATGAAAGGTGATGGAGTTGAAGCAGAAAGTATTCATCAGTTATTTAAAAATTCTGTGAAGCGGTTTTTCTCGGGGCGGAGTTTTCCTGAATATGATTTTTCATTGTTTAAAAGACCGGCGAGGAATGGGCAGTTGGATTTGTTTGGGTGA
- a CDS encoding T9SS type A sorting domain-containing protein yields the protein MKNYFLLLPLLFTLTISNAQTVTSITPNSGAAGNTISAVITCQNTFFQISSPQGVREINLKDNQCRTLQATNMNVIDNENISIDFNIPANKPNGIYDLELVNWTGPALRLTNAFTITGGATVELNAVSPTTVNENQIINIVLTGQNLDLVRNSGGQIRFRKNGKTFSPVSTSVINSSTLHAQSYIPAYCDTGLYDVEIIGSSYGCYLLPAALHVTGSYPKQLVSISPSQTPAGSTLSAVVTARNTFFMTGSPQGINKIQLEDQHCNVIDGIVTSLQNDTTANVNFSIPADTRNGFYDVFLKTEMNTTYLLPTSLEVVSGFDLDLLTFSPNSASAGTTLNAVITGSGVDHIFNSTPVTAEIKTNTGFRIAASNINATSTSATLDFQIPIYAENANYDLDVSSGAGCYSISQALQISGGQPREILSVNPNSGYRGQTLSAVMTGSNTYFMSGTPQGGIRKVDFTGQMPGNYQFTVNHPDITVLDTNHAVLDFTIPINMHTGWYTVTSENYAGDRWSLQPGFEILGTVLSGTVTFDIDSSGTSNVGDTPLPGRKVLLLPDSVISITDADGNYFFSVDPGQYTIEMFADTNWFVTTSPQQYSLTVDTSDISLLDFGLQPLVDEYSVYATVTPGIPRCGTNMNYTITYTNNSTTSVNGQVYAVIDTALTYINSVPPYDILSNDTMYWNYSGLGVNNSATIILTVVIPSIAGDTIITNVGIHAISGTSEVAAFTNSNTSVIRCSYDPNDKSVEPIGVGSANYVLINGYLEYLIRFQNTGNDTAFTVMVLDTISESLDMSTFSVVAQSHATETHIYGNVVEFRCNNILLADSFVNEPASHGFVKYRIKPFSNSTVGTTIENVAGIYFDLNQPVITNTTVNTLTDQLPVGIQTLDLKMGSLVVYPNPSSQYFNLKLPEDFGKNALIRIVNLQNQIVKSISTSERKITIDISDISEGIYFIYASSSDGQQRGNARIVKLN from the coding sequence ATGAAAAATTATTTTTTACTTCTACCGCTTCTTTTTACATTAACAATTTCAAATGCGCAAACTGTTACTTCTATTACTCCAAATTCGGGAGCAGCCGGAAATACCATATCAGCAGTAATTACCTGCCAGAACACTTTTTTTCAGATAAGTAGTCCGCAAGGAGTTCGTGAGATCAATCTGAAAGATAATCAATGCAGAACTTTACAGGCTACTAACATGAATGTGATCGACAACGAAAATATTTCAATTGATTTTAATATTCCAGCCAACAAACCAAATGGAATTTATGATCTTGAACTTGTAAACTGGACGGGACCTGCATTGCGGTTAACAAATGCTTTTACAATTACCGGTGGAGCAACAGTGGAATTGAACGCTGTTTCTCCAACTACTGTGAATGAAAATCAGATCATCAATATTGTTTTAACAGGACAGAATCTTGACCTCGTAAGAAATTCAGGAGGACAGATTCGTTTCAGAAAAAACGGAAAAACTTTTTCTCCTGTTTCTACATCAGTAATAAACAGTTCAACATTACATGCCCAATCATATATACCGGCTTATTGCGATACCGGTCTTTATGATGTTGAAATTATTGGCAGTTCCTATGGTTGTTATTTATTACCGGCAGCATTGCATGTAACCGGAAGTTATCCAAAGCAACTTGTGTCAATTTCACCTTCACAAACTCCTGCAGGATCAACTTTGTCTGCAGTTGTAACTGCAAGAAATACTTTTTTCATGACAGGAAGTCCTCAGGGTATTAATAAAATTCAGCTCGAAGATCAGCATTGCAATGTGATCGATGGGATTGTCACGTCTTTACAAAATGACACAACTGCCAATGTCAATTTTTCAATTCCTGCAGATACAAGAAATGGGTTTTACGATGTTTTCCTGAAAACGGAAATGAATACTACCTATCTTTTACCAACTTCCCTTGAAGTGGTCAGTGGTTTTGATCTTGACCTGCTTACATTTTCTCCTAATAGTGCTTCCGCAGGAACGACATTGAATGCTGTGATAACAGGTTCCGGCGTTGATCATATCTTTAATTCAACACCTGTTACAGCAGAGATAAAAACCAATACAGGATTCAGAATAGCAGCATCTAATATAAATGCTACTTCAACTTCTGCTACGCTGGATTTTCAGATTCCTATCTATGCAGAGAATGCAAATTATGATCTTGACGTTTCATCAGGTGCAGGTTGTTATTCGATTTCTCAAGCACTTCAAATTTCGGGAGGACAACCAAGAGAGATCTTATCGGTAAATCCGAATTCCGGTTATCGTGGACAAACCTTGTCTGCTGTTATGACCGGATCGAATACCTATTTCATGAGCGGTACACCTCAAGGTGGAATAAGAAAAGTTGACTTCACAGGGCAAATGCCGGGCAACTATCAATTTACTGTTAATCACCCTGACATAACAGTTCTTGATACCAATCATGCTGTTTTAGATTTTACTATTCCAATAAATATGCATACGGGCTGGTATACTGTTACATCAGAAAATTATGCAGGTGACCGTTGGTCGTTACAACCCGGATTTGAAATATTGGGAACTGTTCTTTCCGGAACAGTAACTTTTGATATCGATTCAAGTGGAACCAGCAATGTAGGCGACACGCCTTTACCAGGAAGGAAAGTTTTATTACTTCCGGATTCGGTGATCTCAATTACAGATGCCGATGGAAATTATTTTTTCAGTGTAGACCCTGGACAATATACCATTGAAATGTTCGCTGACACGAATTGGTTTGTCACTACTTCACCACAACAATATTCACTGACAGTTGACACAAGCGATATTTCACTACTCGATTTCGGATTACAGCCATTGGTCGATGAATATAGTGTTTATGCAACGGTAACTCCCGGTATCCCTCGTTGCGGAACAAACATGAACTATACCATTACCTATACAAATAACAGTACTACTTCAGTTAATGGTCAGGTCTATGCGGTGATCGATACTGCTTTAACCTATATCAACTCAGTGCCGCCTTACGATATACTGAGTAATGATACCATGTATTGGAATTACTCAGGGTTAGGAGTAAATAATTCTGCTACAATAATTCTGACTGTTGTAATCCCATCTATTGCTGGTGATACAATTATAACCAATGTTGGTATTCATGCAATTTCAGGAACAAGTGAAGTTGCAGCATTTACGAATTCCAATACATCTGTGATCAGATGTTCCTACGATCCCAATGACAAAAGTGTAGAGCCGATTGGAGTTGGCTCTGCAAATTATGTACTCATCAATGGTTATCTTGAATATCTTATTCGATTCCAGAATACAGGGAATGATACTGCCTTTACTGTAATGGTACTCGATACAATTTCTGAATCACTCGACATGTCAACTTTCAGTGTCGTTGCACAAAGTCATGCCACCGAAACACATATTTATGGCAATGTTGTTGAATTCAGATGTAACAACATTTTATTGGCAGATAGTTTTGTAAACGAGCCGGCAAGTCACGGATTTGTGAAATACAGGATCAAGCCATTCAGCAATAGTACTGTTGGCACAACCATTGAAAACGTGGCCGGAATTTATTTTGATCTGAATCAGCCAGTAATAACGAATACAACCGTGAATACACTCACTGATCAATTGCCTGTTGGAATTCAAACACTCGATTTAAAAATGGGATCGCTTGTTGTATATCCAAATCCTTCAAGCCAGTATTTTAATTTGAAACTCCCTGAAGATTTCGGAAAAAATGCTCTGATAAGAATTGTTAATCTGCAAAATCAGATCGTAAAGTCCATATCTACTTCTGAGAGAAAAATTACCATTGATATTTCAGATATTTCAGAAGGGATCTATTTTATTTATGCTAGTTCAAGTGATGGCCAACAAAGAGGAAATGCAAGGATTGTAAAATTGAATTAA
- a CDS encoding O-antigen ligase family protein: protein MLLQILFAYISDENFVINYAIRATLSNKNFVSESLVMLLPFALSGTVVLNSGKKKLAIAASIVAVIMIVVLQTVSAWLALIVLGAILLIGFRKLYSKNKTVLRMTNRKLLSGISLLILGFILVLTTGFLNPLKTKLTSASNYITSDFSELIQNDDSTNVNSVFERLLLWRNSFKLSEENPLTGIGLSNWRMMYPKYGIGGAYHLNAGVMHFEHPHNEFLLLLSETGILSLLTFSALIVYILLVARKNFKDPENGKILYLMFSGIVCILILSFFGYPLHRPFTVSLLILMFGIILSLNKDVKVVNLTRLPVLIVLVLSLINFRVLIARESGAAHMSKALHEQSKGRFPNMLKELRMIDTDYYSIDNTGTPVNWYKGFAHHYSGMDSSLYYFELAEHQNPFHIQVLSDIGASFENNGEHGKAIEYFLRVLKITPGFDDARLNLAVAYFNSGKVEDALRNINLVRRNSDYKDKVLEAILNSNQRK, encoded by the coding sequence GTGTTACTGCAAATACTATTTGCTTATATCTCTGATGAAAATTTTGTAATCAATTATGCAATTCGCGCAACATTAAGTAATAAGAATTTCGTTTCGGAATCGTTGGTGATGCTTTTGCCTTTTGCACTGTCCGGAACAGTCGTTTTGAATTCCGGAAAGAAAAAACTCGCCATTGCAGCATCAATTGTGGCAGTGATTATGATCGTAGTGCTGCAAACTGTCAGTGCATGGTTAGCATTGATTGTATTAGGCGCTATTCTATTAATTGGATTCAGAAAGTTGTATTCAAAGAACAAAACTGTTCTGAGAATGACAAATCGAAAATTACTTTCCGGTATTTCTCTTTTGATTCTTGGGTTTATTCTGGTACTAACTACAGGCTTTTTAAATCCCTTAAAAACAAAATTGACGTCTGCATCTAATTATATTACATCTGATTTCAGTGAACTAATTCAAAATGACGATTCCACAAATGTCAATAGTGTTTTTGAAAGATTATTATTATGGAGAAATTCATTTAAGTTAAGTGAGGAAAATCCTTTAACAGGAATAGGTCTTTCGAACTGGCGAATGATGTATCCGAAATATGGAATTGGCGGAGCTTATCATCTTAATGCAGGGGTCATGCATTTTGAACATCCGCATAATGAATTTCTGCTCTTATTATCTGAGACAGGTATATTATCACTACTGACTTTTAGCGCATTAATTGTTTACATACTTCTTGTCGCAAGGAAAAATTTCAAAGATCCGGAAAACGGAAAAATTTTGTATTTAATGTTTAGTGGAATTGTTTGCATTCTGATTCTTTCATTCTTTGGTTACCCATTGCATCGGCCCTTTACAGTTTCGTTATTGATATTAATGTTTGGAATTATACTCAGTTTAAATAAAGATGTAAAAGTTGTTAATCTGACACGTCTTCCGGTACTTATAGTATTGGTTTTATCTTTGATCAATTTTCGTGTTCTGATAGCCAGAGAATCCGGAGCGGCTCACATGTCAAAAGCATTGCATGAACAATCTAAAGGACGATTTCCAAATATGCTTAAGGAATTGAGAATGATCGATACAGATTATTACTCGATTGATAATACCGGAACTCCTGTAAACTGGTACAAAGGCTTTGCTCATCACTATAGTGGAATGGATAGCTCCCTTTATTATTTTGAACTTGCAGAACATCAGAATCCGTTTCATATTCAAGTCTTAAGTGATATAGGTGCATCGTTTGAAAACAATGGTGAGCATGGAAAAGCGATTGAGTATTTTTTACGGGTATTGAAAATTACTCCGGGGTTTGATGATGCAAGATTGAATCTTGCAGTTGCATATTTCAATTCCGGTAAAGTAGAAGATGCACTCAGGAATATTAATCTGGTCCGTAGGAATTCCGATTATAAGGACAAAGTCTTAGAAGCTATTTTGAATTCAAATCAACGTAAATAA